One window of Nymphaea colorata isolate Beijing-Zhang1983 chromosome 11, ASM883128v2, whole genome shotgun sequence genomic DNA carries:
- the LOC116264571 gene encoding uncharacterized protein LOC116264571 isoform X1 — protein MAQRHKALAAFPTLLRSLRNPSSQKPFKPSSLPSLRRAFSLYDQINLIDRVNEEQLRFERFTDTGFTVNGVQYEGSLLCVGNMVLSWSPRKWSEVIPESLSVFQVLRPSPDILILGCGRNIQPVGPELQQFVRSIGMKLEAVDSRNAASTYNILNEEGRLVAAAVLPYGAQD, from the exons ATGGCGCAGAGGCACAAGGCCTTGGCGGCATTCCCGACCCTCCTCAGGAGTCTCCGGAATCCATCATCTCAAAAGCCCTTCAAGCCTTCTTCCCTGCCTTCTCTCCG GCGTGCATTTTCTCTTTATGATCAGATTAATCTGATAGATCGTGTCAATGAAGAACAGCTACGTTTCGagag gTTCACTGATACAGGATTTACTGTTAATGGTGTCCAATATGAAGGGAGCCTGCTCTGTGTGGGGAACATGGTGTTGTCATGGAGTCCAAGAAAATGGTCAGAAGTGATTCCTGAAAG TTTATCAGTATTCCAAGTTTTGCGACCATCACCAG ATATTCTGATTCTGGGCTGTGGAAGAAATATTCAGCCAGTTGGTCCAGAACTACAGCAATTCGTTCGGTCCATTGGCATGAAATTAGAAGCTGTTGACTCG AGAAATGCTGCATCTACATACAATATATTGAATGAAGAAGGGCGCTTGGTGGCGGCTGCAGTTCTTCCGTATGGAGCTCAGGACTGA
- the LOC116264169 gene encoding zinc finger CCCH domain-containing protein 30-like, with protein MCGGPEHLKSSSTASSSSSCSSLSSSSAPSSGEREERMNHLSVEATEDSFSSLFEYAANDDIDAFKCVVENDPSKIDDVGLWYGRQKGTNQMVLEQRTPLMVASIYGSIDVLSFILSIPGDVNRACGPDKSTALHCAAAGGSTNAVEAVNLLLKAGADPNAVDALGRRPFDVIMVSPKLPHVRTGLEVLLSCGSTTADGSCAVKETKAGCADLCSSSPPLSSSPDGCSSASISTSSPVSPAKFVDPAGKASSGELSEKKEYPVDPSLPDIKNSIYTTDEFRMFSFKVRPCSRAYSHDWTECPFVHPGENARRRDPRKFHYSCVPCPDFRKGACRRGDLCEYAHGVFECWLHPAQYRTRLCKDGTNCTRRVCFFAHTSDELRPLYVSTGSAVPSPRSSASNLDMAAAMANMNLGPPGSPSSSMSIMSPFSQAAVLTPPMSPSGGVGHSSMAWPQPNVPTLHLPGSNLQSSRLRSSLSARDIPTVDDMSMLELDAAHQLLNDFSCISGQSRMGSAVAAGNGSSLSARSLRCKTLTPSNLEELFASEMSSSPRFSADFSPLSPQVQSSQKAAASVFSQIQQQQQQNQMLSPINTGNVFSQKSVESQLNGHSLLQSSFGLSSSSRMSSPRSIDASAMAPQSPLGLRLAAFAQREKQQQQLRSHSSRDLGSAAAAAMIGSPVATTAATASPWSKWGAPTGKADWGVQGEDIGAGRFRRSSSFELGSGSDEPDVSWVHSLVKESPEIKEPGSNPPGKENPGQVDAGVMDHSQLGAWLEQMQLDQLVV; from the coding sequence ATGTGCGGTGGTCCAGAGCATCTGAAATCATCGTCGACTGCTTCCTCATCTTCGTCTTGTTCCTCGTTATCGTCCTCTTCAGCGCCTTCCTCTggtgaaagagaagaaaggatGAACCATCTTTCTGTAGAAGCCACCGAAGATTCGTTCTCTTCCTTGTTTGAGTACGCGGCTAACGACGACATCGACGCCTTCAAATGCGTCGTCGAGAATGATCCGTCCAAGATCGACGATGTCGGCCTCTGGTATGGTCGCCAGAAGGGAACGAACCAGATGGTGCTCGAGCAGCGTACGCCGCTTATGGTGGCCTCTATCTACGGCAGCATCGACGTCCTTTCCTTCATTCTTTCTATCCCCGGCGACGTTAATCGTGCATGTGGCCCGGACAAGAGTACCGCCCTGCACTGTGCCGCTGCCGGTGGCTCTACCAACGCTGTCGAAGCTGTGAACCTCCTTTTGAAGGCAGGGGCTGATCCAAATGCCGTCGATGCGCTCGGGAGGCGGCCTTTCGATGTGATCATGGTTTCTCCCAAGCTCCCCCATGTAAGAACTGGTTTAGAAGTTCTCCTCTCATGCGGCTCGACTACCGCCGATGGGAGTTGTGCTGTGAAGGAAACAAAGGCTGGTTGCGCCGATCTCTGTAGCTCGTCTCCTCCTCTATCGTCTTCTCCTGACGGGTGCTCTTCTGCCTCTATTTCTACGTCATCCCCGGTGTCTCCAGCTAAATTCGTGGACCCTGCCGGTAAAGCATCTTCAGGTGAATTGTCGGAGAAGAAAGAGTACCCGGTTGATCCGTCGTTACCGGATATCAAGAACAGCATATACACTACTGACGAGTTCAGAATGTTCTCCTTCAAGGTCCGCCCCTGCTCCAGGGCGTACTCTCACGACTGGACCGAGTGCCCTTTTGTCCATCCGGGTGAAAATGCTCGGAGGAGGGATCCCCGGAAGTTTCACTATAGCTGCGTGCCGTGCCCAGACTTCCGCAAGGGCGCTTGCAGGAGAGGTGACCTCTGCGAGTACGCCCATGGCGTGTTCGAGTGCTGGCTCCATCCGGCCCAATATCGCACGCGCCTCTGCAAAGACGGCACCAATTGTACGCGGAGGGTCTGCTTTTTCGCTCATACATCGGACGAGCTCCGTCCTCTGTATGTCTCCACTGGTTCTGCGGTGCCCTCGCCGAGGTCGTCTGCTTCCAATCTCGACATGGCCGCTGCCATGGCAAACATGAACCTTGGTCCGCCTGGCTCCCCCTCATCGAGCATGTCCATCATGTCCCCTTTTTCACAAGCAGCAGTGCTCACGCCTCCGATGTCCCCATCCGGTGGTGTCGGCCACTCATCCATGGCCTGGCCTCAGCCCAACGTCCCCACCCTGCATCTCCCCGGCAGCAACCTGCAGTCGAGCCGGCTGAGGTCCTCTCTCAGCGCTCGCGACATTCCCACCGTTGATGACATGTCGATGCTGGAGCTAGATGCCGCCCACCAGCTCCTAAATGACTTCTCGTGCATCTCCGGCCAGTCGCGGATGGGCTCGGCCGTGGCAGCCGGGAACGGGTCGTCCCTTTCTGCCCGGTCTTTAAGGTGCAAGACTCTCACCCCCTCCAATCTAGAGGAGCTCTTTGCTTCGGAGATGTCCTCCTCCCCTCGCTTCTCAGCGGATTTCTCGCCGCTGAGCCCCCAGGTGCAGTCCTCCCAGAAGGCTGCGGCCTCCGTGTTCTCTCAAATCCAGCAACAGCAACAACAGAACCAAATGTTGTCTCCGATCAATACGGGCAATGTCTTCTCACAGAAATCCGTGGAATCCCAGCTTAACGGGCATTCCCTACTTCAGTCCTCTTTCGGGCTCTCGTCGTCAAGTCGGATGTCTTCGCCGCGCAGCATAGACGCCTCTGCCATGGCGCCCCAGTCGCCTCTCGGCCTCCGCCTGGCTGCCTTCGCTCAGAgggagaagcagcagcagcagctgcgGTCCCACAGCTCTAGGGATCTCGGTAGTGCTGCAGCAGCTGCGATGATTGGTTCTCCGGTGGCAACAACTGCGGCGACGGCTTCGCCGTGGTCTAAATGGGGAGCCCCCACCGGGAAAGCAGATTGGGGGGTACAAGGGGAGGACATTGGTGCGGGCCGTTTCCGACGGTCATCGTCGTTCGAGCTGGGTTCGGGCTCGGATGAGCCGGACGTCTCTTGGGTCCATTCCCTGGTGAAGGAGTCCCCGGAGATCAAGGAACCGGGTTCGAATCCTCCTGGAAAGGAAAATCCGGGTCAAGTGGATGCCGGTGTCATGGATCACTCTCAGTTGGGTGCGTGGTTGGAGCAGATGCAGCTTGATCAGCTGGTGGTTTAA
- the LOC116264293 gene encoding uncharacterized protein LOC116264293, whose translation MQEKFDKYFKSYNILFAIAVVLDPRFKLSYLKYFLGNLDKPDAIVKYEIIESTLHELYAEYKNMYDTDTCNMKRANASASTIIATEEYKSVSRYVFRTYVNSVSSVVVNTDLDKYLFDPMKEITPTAEFNILSWWKTNESKYKILVKIARDVLAIHVSTVASESAFSIAGRIINDYRCSTTPENVESLICTQSWIGEKKSLPSLSYSLYPSDFPECSKIHRASSATPQQIGAVGVPSADNQFHSSRACRGLTASNPENPTWRGRKKKKEINTPIGNIRAEKWACRKKEGKQQKELKHLTIHSRTSSCIPAGKSIRTSFLLGPQEPQGRRSKRLQTESKETARLQRERRERDQGTYRRNRRRGVMPSGSFGEEEDTGMKSKRQRKRSSANEEEEYGGLRWRAGEQEAATEKNGALERRDLEKGASGERGKTRGFRRKGKPERKGGRNFEPKRLKILSAEKSRRSDL comes from the exons atgcaagaaaagtttgacaaatacTTTAAGAGTTACaatattctctttgcaattgcagtTGTTTTAGATCCTAGGTTCAAGTTGTCATACttgaagtattttcttggcAATTTAGATAAACCTGATGCAATagtgaaatatgaaattatagAGAGCactcttcatgaattgtatgctgagtacaaaaatatgtatgatACTGACACATGTAATATGAAAAGGGCCAATGCATCCGCTAGTACCATCATTGCAACGGAAGAGTATAAAAGTGTGTCTAGATATGTGTTTAGAACATATGTCAACTCCGTATCTTCTGTAGTGGTTAACACAGATCTAGACAAATATTTGTTTGATCCAATGAAAGAAATTACACCTACTGCAGAgttcaacatattatcttggtggaaaacaaatgaaagcaaatataAAATTCTAGTAAAGATAGCTCGAGATGTGTTAGCTATTCATGTATCTACAGTTGCTTCAGAATCTGCATTCAGTATAGCAGGAAGAAttattaatgattatcgatgttcaacTACTCCAGAAAATGTTGAATCGTTAATCTGCACACAAAGTTGGATTGGTGAG AAAAAgtctcttccctctctctcttactctctctaTCCCTCCGACTTCCCTGAATGCTCAAAAATCCATCGAGCTTCATCTGCTACTCCGCAACAAATCGGAGCTGTTGGAGTCCCATCAGCAG ATAATCAGTTCCATTCATCCCGAGCATGCAGAGGCCTTACTGCCAGCAACCCAGAAAACCCAACGtggagaggaaggaagaagaagaaagaaataaacacCCCCATCGGTAACATAAGAGCAGAAAAATGGGCAtgcaggaaaaaagaaggaaaacaacaaaaagaattgAAGCATTTGACCATTCACAGTAGAACAAGTTCTTGTATACCTGCAGGGAAGTCGATTAGGACATCTTTCCTCCTAGGACCTCAAGAACCGCAGGGGAGAAGGAGCAAACGACTTCAGACGGAAAGCAAAGAGACAGCGAGGCTgcagagggagagaagagaaagggatcaGGGCACCTATAGGAGAAACAGAAGGAGAGGGGTGATGCCTTCAGGCAGCTTCGGCGAAGAGGAAGACACAGGGATGAAGAGCAAAAGGCAGCGAAAGAGAAGCAGCGCAAATGAGGAAGAGGAATACGGAGGCCTTCGATGGAGAGCAGGAGAACAAGAGGCAGCGACAGAGAAGAATGGAGCTTTGGAAAGAAGGGACCTGGAGAAGGGGGCTTCAGGCGAAAGGGGAAAGACGCGAGGGTTCCGAAGGAAGGGGAAACcggagagaaaaggaggaagaaattTTGAGCCCAAACGGCTCAAAATTTTGTCTGCGGAAAAAAGTAGGAGGTCAGACCTCTGA
- the LOC116264571 gene encoding uncharacterized protein LOC116264571 isoform X2 — translation MAQRHKALAAFPTLLRSLRNPSSQKPFKPSSLPSLRFTDTGFTVNGVQYEGSLLCVGNMVLSWSPRKWSEVIPESLSVFQVLRPSPDILILGCGRNIQPVGPELQQFVRSIGMKLEAVDSRNAASTYNILNEEGRLVAAAVLPYGAQD, via the exons ATGGCGCAGAGGCACAAGGCCTTGGCGGCATTCCCGACCCTCCTCAGGAGTCTCCGGAATCCATCATCTCAAAAGCCCTTCAAGCCTTCTTCCCTGCCTTCTCTCCG gTTCACTGATACAGGATTTACTGTTAATGGTGTCCAATATGAAGGGAGCCTGCTCTGTGTGGGGAACATGGTGTTGTCATGGAGTCCAAGAAAATGGTCAGAAGTGATTCCTGAAAG TTTATCAGTATTCCAAGTTTTGCGACCATCACCAG ATATTCTGATTCTGGGCTGTGGAAGAAATATTCAGCCAGTTGGTCCAGAACTACAGCAATTCGTTCGGTCCATTGGCATGAAATTAGAAGCTGTTGACTCG AGAAATGCTGCATCTACATACAATATATTGAATGAAGAAGGGCGCTTGGTGGCGGCTGCAGTTCTTCCGTATGGAGCTCAGGACTGA